The Micromonospora sp. NBC_01740 genome includes a window with the following:
- a CDS encoding BCCT family transporter produces MTVSATGPATDDNTPPGDAPPEPGRPAQGIDRTVLGVAAAVTVLFVAWGIVATDNLASVTDTALDWVVRSFGWVFVLASTGFVVLSVWLALSRYGRIKLGRDDDEPEFSTVSWVAMMFSAGMGIGLMFWGAAEPLSHLATPPRGLNEPNSPQAARVAMEYSFFHWALHPWAIYAVVGLALAYFTFRKGRRGLISSAFFPLIGERANRGPGRAIDIFAIFATLFGSAVSLGLGALQINSGLTNLWDVPKSTPLAIGIIAVLTVAFVVSAVTGVKRGIQFLSNTNMVLAVALMFFLLVVGPTVFVLNTLTASTGGYLYDLIPMSFRTGAFGGEQWMAGWTIFYWAWWISWTPFVGAFIARISKGRTIRQFVLGVVAIPSLVSFVWFSVFGGTAINLQLNGTDLSAAVKESPEAALFAVLREFPFFTVTAILVMVLVALFFVSGADAASVVMGTLSSRGSLEPKAWLVSMWGVLTGLVAAVLLLAGGLSALQSLTILAALPFLFVMVGMVVGLLRELRREPDSATMAPELRALVSAGTSPAATRPESS; encoded by the coding sequence ATGACCGTGTCCGCGACAGGTCCGGCAACCGACGACAACACCCCGCCGGGCGACGCACCACCTGAGCCTGGCCGCCCGGCGCAGGGCATCGACCGGACGGTGCTGGGCGTCGCCGCCGCGGTGACCGTTCTCTTCGTCGCGTGGGGCATCGTCGCCACCGACAACCTCGCCTCGGTCACCGACACCGCGCTCGACTGGGTGGTCCGGTCGTTCGGCTGGGTCTTCGTGCTGGCCAGCACCGGCTTCGTGGTGCTGTCGGTCTGGCTGGCGCTCAGCCGGTACGGCCGGATCAAGCTCGGCCGCGACGACGACGAGCCCGAGTTCTCCACCGTCTCCTGGGTGGCGATGATGTTCAGCGCCGGCATGGGCATCGGCCTGATGTTCTGGGGCGCCGCCGAGCCGCTGTCGCACCTGGCGACCCCGCCGCGTGGCCTCAACGAACCGAACTCCCCGCAGGCCGCGCGGGTGGCCATGGAGTACTCCTTCTTCCACTGGGCGCTGCACCCGTGGGCGATCTACGCCGTGGTGGGCCTCGCGCTGGCCTACTTCACCTTCCGCAAGGGTCGGCGCGGCCTGATCAGCAGCGCCTTCTTCCCGCTCATCGGGGAGCGCGCCAACCGGGGACCCGGCCGGGCCATCGACATCTTCGCGATCTTCGCGACGCTGTTCGGGTCGGCCGTCTCCCTCGGGCTGGGCGCCCTGCAGATCAACAGCGGCCTGACGAACCTGTGGGACGTGCCGAAGTCCACCCCACTGGCGATCGGCATCATCGCGGTGCTCACCGTGGCGTTCGTGGTCTCCGCCGTCACGGGCGTCAAGCGGGGCATCCAGTTCCTGTCGAACACCAACATGGTGCTCGCGGTGGCGCTGATGTTCTTCCTGCTCGTGGTGGGCCCGACGGTCTTCGTCCTCAACACGCTCACCGCGTCGACCGGCGGTTACCTCTACGACCTCATCCCGATGAGCTTCCGCACCGGCGCCTTCGGCGGCGAGCAGTGGATGGCGGGCTGGACCATCTTCTACTGGGCGTGGTGGATCTCCTGGACCCCGTTCGTCGGCGCCTTCATCGCCCGCATCTCCAAGGGCCGCACCATCCGCCAGTTCGTCCTCGGTGTGGTGGCCATCCCGAGCCTCGTCAGCTTCGTCTGGTTCTCGGTGTTCGGCGGTACGGCCATCAACCTGCAACTCAACGGCACCGACCTGTCGGCCGCGGTGAAGGAGAGCCCGGAGGCGGCGCTCTTCGCGGTCCTGCGGGAGTTCCCGTTCTTCACCGTCACCGCGATCCTGGTCATGGTGCTGGTGGCGCTCTTCTTCGTCAGCGGCGCCGACGCCGCCTCGGTGGTGATGGGCACGCTCTCCTCGCGCGGCAGCCTGGAGCCGAAGGCCTGGCTCGTCTCCATGTGGGGCGTGCTGACCGGCCTGGTGGCCGCGGTGCTGCTGCTCGCCGGCGGACTGTCCGCCCTGCAGTCGCTGACCATCCTCGCCGCGCTGCCGTTCCTGTTCGTCATGGTCGGCATGGTCGTCGGCCTGCTCCGCGAGCTGCGGCGCGAGCCGGACAGCGCCACGATGGCCCCGGAACTGCGGGCCCTCGTGTCCGCCGGCACGTCACCGGCCGCCACGAGGCCCGAGTCCTCCTGA
- a CDS encoding MGH1-like glycoside hydrolase domain-containing protein, with translation MSTGTAGGPPTAVDAGAHDRGALRRLAVATLDANWEHDHTVPSRTLYPHQWSWDSAFIAIGWSHVRPERAWCELASLFRAQWVDGRVPHIVFNPALRVGSYFPGPEFWESGLAEGAPAAATSGLIQPPVHAPAAWLAYRRCPSEQARAALRRLYPRLVAQQRYLATRRDVGGGGLACIVHPWESGLDNSPAWDAPMAAVPADAAVMRAYRRHDTAHADAAHRPTDLDYARYVAIVASYRERRYRDDDLAGRHPFLVECPLVNAAMGAAEHALARIAPLVGADPGPHRERAARITEALVRRLYEPTTGTFHPRDLRADRLVPARTVLGLAPLVLPDLPARQVSALVAEACSPRFGLAARMDRPLPSHDRTAPDFEPLRYWRGPSWMNVNWLVRRGLLRHGRPDLAAGLRDSMIELVARSGCHEYFHPDTGAGLGSPAFGWTAALLLDVLADDPAG, from the coding sequence GTGAGCACCGGGACCGCCGGCGGCCCGCCCACCGCCGTCGACGCCGGCGCCCACGACCGGGGGGCCCTGCGCCGCCTCGCCGTCGCCACCCTCGACGCCAACTGGGAACACGACCACACGGTGCCCTCGCGCACCCTCTACCCGCACCAGTGGAGCTGGGACTCGGCATTCATCGCGATCGGCTGGTCCCACGTCCGCCCCGAGCGCGCCTGGTGCGAGCTGGCCAGCCTGTTCCGCGCCCAGTGGGTCGACGGGCGGGTGCCGCACATCGTGTTCAACCCGGCCCTGCGGGTCGGCTCGTACTTCCCCGGGCCGGAGTTCTGGGAGTCGGGGCTCGCCGAGGGCGCCCCGGCGGCCGCCACCTCCGGGCTGATCCAGCCGCCCGTGCACGCGCCCGCCGCCTGGCTCGCGTACCGGCGGTGCCCCTCGGAGCAGGCGCGGGCCGCGCTGCGCCGGCTCTATCCCCGGCTGGTGGCCCAGCAGCGCTACCTCGCGACCCGCCGGGACGTCGGCGGGGGCGGGCTGGCCTGCATCGTCCACCCGTGGGAGTCCGGGCTGGACAACAGCCCCGCCTGGGACGCGCCGATGGCGGCGGTGCCCGCCGACGCGGCCGTCATGCGCGCGTACCGCCGGCACGACACCGCGCACGCCGACGCCGCGCACCGGCCCACGGACCTCGACTACGCGCGCTACGTCGCGATCGTGGCGTCCTACCGCGAGCGCCGCTACCGCGACGACGACCTCGCCGGCCGGCACCCGTTCCTGGTGGAGTGTCCGCTGGTCAACGCCGCCATGGGCGCCGCCGAGCACGCCCTCGCCCGGATCGCGCCGCTGGTCGGCGCCGACCCCGGCCCGCACCGGGAGCGCGCCGCGCGGATCACCGAGGCCCTGGTGCGCCGGCTGTACGAGCCGACGACGGGCACCTTCCACCCTCGGGACCTGCGCGCCGACCGCCTCGTGCCGGCCCGGACGGTGCTCGGGCTGGCCCCGCTGGTCCTGCCCGACCTGCCCGCGCGGCAGGTGTCGGCGCTGGTCGCCGAGGCCTGCTCGCCGCGCTTCGGGCTGGCCGCCCGGATGGACCGGCCGCTGCCCAGCCACGACCGCACCGCGCCGGACTTCGAGCCGCTGCGCTACTGGCGCGGGCCGAGCTGGATGAACGTCAACTGGCTGGTGCGCCGGGGGCTGCTGCGCCACGGCCGTCCGGACCTGGCGGCCGGCCTGCGCGACTCGATGATCGAGCTGGTGGCCCGCTCCGGCTGCCACGAGTACTTCCACCCGGACACCGGGGCTGGGCTGGGCTCACCGGCGTTCGGCTGGACGGCCGCGCTGCTGCTCGACGTCCTCGCCGACGACCCGGCCGGCTGA
- a CDS encoding thioesterase II family protein: protein MTWFLSAGGWHPAPVQLFCLPYAGGGATVYRRWQDELGPDVEVLPVQLPGRENRISENPVFKVVDVAHAIAERARGPYAIYGHSMGGRVAFEVVRELRRAGRPLPLRLYVGGARAPHVSAPSHFDGLSRVDDDELLRRLAAGGGLPAGLLDYPELVELLLPLLRADLARVDDYRYTPEEPLPMPIVAFSGRGDDTVYREHSAGWREHTAAGFTLHEIDGGHFFLNERLPDLLAVIRADLTAARTDAATRHHG from the coding sequence GTGACCTGGTTCCTCTCCGCCGGCGGCTGGCACCCGGCGCCGGTCCAACTCTTCTGCCTGCCCTACGCGGGCGGGGGCGCGACCGTCTACCGGCGCTGGCAGGACGAGCTCGGCCCCGACGTCGAGGTGCTGCCGGTGCAACTGCCCGGCCGCGAGAACCGGATCAGCGAGAACCCGGTGTTCAAGGTCGTCGACGTCGCGCACGCCATCGCCGAGCGGGCCCGTGGCCCGTACGCGATCTACGGCCACTCGATGGGCGGCCGGGTCGCCTTCGAGGTCGTCCGCGAGCTGCGCCGCGCCGGGCGTCCGCTGCCGCTGCGGCTCTACGTCGGCGGCGCCCGCGCCCCGCACGTCAGCGCGCCCAGCCACTTCGACGGGCTGTCCCGGGTGGACGACGACGAACTGCTGCGTCGCCTGGCGGCCGGCGGCGGACTGCCGGCGGGGCTGCTGGACTACCCGGAGCTGGTCGAGCTGCTGCTGCCCCTGCTGCGCGCCGACCTCGCCCGGGTGGACGACTACCGCTACACCCCCGAGGAGCCGCTGCCGATGCCGATCGTGGCGTTCAGCGGGCGCGGCGACGACACCGTCTACCGGGAGCACAGCGCCGGCTGGCGGGAGCACACCGCCGCCGGCTTCACCCTGCACGAGATCGACGGCGGGCACTTCTTCCTCAACGAGCGGCTGCCCGACCTGCTCGCCGTGATCCGGGCGGACCTCACCGCCGCCCGCACCGACGCGGCCACCCGCCACCACGGGTGA
- a CDS encoding TauD/TfdA family dioxygenase: protein MSDRIATLPIVVENDGRELTELIAARRAELRADLVEHGGLLFRGFDVGGVEGFDRAVRALSGEPLVYTERSSPRHAIAGRVYTSTDYPPNEEIFLHNENSYQARWPLTLFFYCITAPQTRGATPLADVRRVYAEIDPTVREEFVRRRWMLVRNFHGDFGTPWQHVFGTDDRAEVEAYAAANRIELEWRGGGGLRTRAVRDVVHHRPGSDTPRWFNHATFFHVSTLAKDLQEGLLAMFGTDGLPANTYYGDGGEIPADVMDHLRAAYRAASVRFDYRRDDVLVVDNMTAAHGREPFTGPRKIAVAMAEPHDPVAADGR, encoded by the coding sequence ATGAGTGATCGGATCGCCACGCTGCCGATCGTCGTCGAGAACGACGGCCGCGAGCTGACCGAGCTGATCGCCGCCCGCCGCGCGGAGCTGCGGGCGGACCTGGTCGAGCACGGCGGGCTGCTGTTCCGCGGGTTCGACGTCGGCGGCGTCGAGGGCTTCGACCGGGCGGTGCGGGCGCTCTCCGGCGAGCCGCTGGTCTACACCGAGCGTTCGTCGCCCCGGCACGCCATCGCCGGCCGGGTCTACACCTCGACCGACTACCCGCCGAACGAGGAGATCTTCCTGCACAACGAGAACTCGTACCAGGCCCGCTGGCCGTTGACGCTGTTCTTCTACTGCATCACCGCGCCGCAGACGCGCGGCGCCACCCCGCTGGCCGACGTCCGCCGGGTGTACGCCGAGATCGATCCGACGGTACGCGAGGAGTTCGTCCGCCGCCGCTGGATGCTGGTGCGCAACTTCCACGGTGACTTCGGCACTCCGTGGCAGCACGTCTTCGGCACCGACGACCGGGCCGAGGTCGAGGCGTACGCGGCGGCGAACCGGATCGAGCTGGAGTGGCGGGGCGGCGGCGGGCTGCGTACCCGCGCGGTGCGCGACGTCGTGCACCACCGGCCCGGATCGGACACCCCGCGCTGGTTCAACCACGCCACGTTCTTCCACGTGAGCACCCTCGCCAAGGACCTCCAGGAGGGGCTGCTGGCCATGTTCGGCACCGACGGGCTGCCGGCCAACACGTACTACGGCGACGGCGGCGAGATACCCGCCGACGTCATGGACCACCTGCGGGCCGCGTACCGGGCGGCCAGCGTCCGCTTCGACTACCGGCGCGACGACGTGCTGGTCGTGGACAACATGACCGCCGCGCACGGCCGGGAGCCGTTCACCGGCCCTCGCAAGATCGCCGTCGCGATGGCCGAGCCGCACGACCCCGTGGCGGCCGACGGCAGGTGA
- a CDS encoding D-alanyl-D-alanine carboxypeptidase family protein, whose protein sequence is MSAARSARRRDRVYQAVTLTLAVGLLPVAFVVARGRAKHVACQWALATRFPAEDLTGLTPATRAAFEAARAQALWRDGELIGLTSGHRTAEEQARLFAEAVRCAGSPEAARLRVLPPHESRHVAGTALDVRPAEGARWLETYGARHHLHRVYDNEWWHFEYRPGRRPERLPHPGASTPPTVVPARPSRLVRLTDRR, encoded by the coding sequence ATGAGCGCGGCCCGGTCCGCCCGGCGCCGCGATCGCGTGTACCAGGCCGTCACGCTGACTCTCGCGGTGGGGCTCCTGCCGGTGGCGTTCGTCGTCGCGCGCGGCCGGGCGAAGCATGTGGCCTGCCAGTGGGCACTGGCGACGCGATTTCCGGCCGAGGACCTGACCGGCCTGACGCCCGCCACGCGCGCGGCCTTCGAGGCCGCCCGGGCGCAGGCCCTCTGGCGCGACGGTGAGTTGATCGGGCTCACGTCCGGGCACCGGACCGCCGAGGAGCAGGCACGCCTGTTCGCCGAGGCGGTCCGGTGCGCCGGGTCCCCGGAGGCAGCCCGGCTGCGGGTACTCCCACCGCACGAGTCGCGGCACGTCGCGGGCACGGCCCTCGACGTACGGCCCGCCGAGGGCGCGCGCTGGTTGGAGACGTACGGCGCGCGCCACCATCTGCACCGGGTGTACGACAACGAGTGGTGGCACTTCGAGTACCGACCCGGTCGTCGCCCCGAGCGGCTGCCCCACCCGGGTGCCTCGACGCCCCCGACCGTGGTCCCCGCCCGGCCGTCGCGGCTGGTGCGGCTGACCGACAGGAGGTGA
- a CDS encoding macro domain-containing protein — protein sequence MTLDREKPLLRVVLTDVNANVVQAWRAAFADTPEVEIHKGSILTRQADAWVSPTNSRGRMDGGVDAVVKRHLGAGIQLRVQRAIRDQFGAAMPVGSAVCVPSGATNPRFLISTPTMEQSAQDVSETLNVALACAAAFQAIHTQNEREPGSIASVALVGMGAATGRVPARVCANLMWTGYTLFNDYHFRDYDDLRRTIRTQLDDIDSRPEEERVRVTVPTVAGARRSRG from the coding sequence ATGACCCTCGACCGCGAGAAGCCGCTGCTCAGGGTGGTGCTGACGGACGTCAACGCGAATGTGGTGCAGGCGTGGCGTGCGGCGTTCGCCGACACCCCCGAGGTCGAGATCCACAAGGGGTCGATCCTCACCCGGCAGGCCGACGCCTGGGTCAGCCCGACCAACTCGCGGGGGCGGATGGACGGCGGCGTCGACGCGGTCGTCAAGCGGCACCTCGGGGCGGGGATCCAACTGCGCGTCCAACGGGCGATCCGCGACCAGTTCGGCGCGGCGATGCCGGTGGGCAGCGCCGTCTGCGTGCCGTCGGGGGCCACCAACCCCAGGTTCCTGATCTCGACCCCGACCATGGAGCAGTCGGCGCAGGACGTCAGCGAGACGCTGAACGTGGCGCTGGCCTGCGCCGCCGCGTTCCAGGCCATCCACACGCAGAACGAGAGGGAGCCGGGCAGCATCGCGTCGGTGGCGCTGGTCGGCATGGGCGCGGCGACCGGCCGGGTGCCGGCGCGGGTCTGCGCCAACCTGATGTGGACCGGCTACACGCTGTTCAACGACTACCACTTCCGCGACTACGACGACCTGCGGAGGACCATCCGCACGCAGCTCGACGACATCGACAGCCGCCCGGAGGAGGAGCGTGTGCGGGTGACGGTGCCG
- a CDS encoding DUF2267 domain-containing protein gives MRFPLFVDAVSRRAGLPTAQAATIARAVLQTMVERMSGGTAGYLPDELDGYLAGPGAGDGPPGAPGPADFVRRVGERAGTDEATARAGTGAVFATLREAVTVDEFRDMVARLPRDFDGMTQPIPRPDDA, from the coding sequence GTGCGGTTCCCCCTCTTCGTCGACGCGGTGTCGCGCCGCGCCGGACTACCCACCGCCCAGGCCGCCACGATCGCCCGCGCCGTGTTGCAGACCATGGTGGAACGGATGAGCGGCGGTACGGCCGGTTACCTCCCCGACGAACTCGACGGCTACCTCGCGGGCCCCGGTGCCGGCGACGGCCCGCCCGGCGCGCCCGGTCCGGCGGACTTCGTGCGTCGGGTGGGGGAGCGGGCCGGGACGGACGAGGCCACCGCCCGGGCGGGAACCGGTGCCGTCTTCGCCACCCTGCGGGAGGCGGTCACCGTCGACGAGTTCCGCGACATGGTGGCCCGGCTGCCCCGGGACTTCGACGGCATGACCCAACCGATCCCCCGACCCGACGACGCCTGA
- a CDS encoding ADP-ribosyltransferase domain-containing protein, whose translation MSDTTAPTPPDPNDPLALADLFTGGGEPWLPLVKPVIEAQPGAATFIGPGRSPMVVPVRELTFQALKPHPPHKWKVVVFGQNPYPRSESATGIAMFDNTFHDWNDSQFGRVVTIRCIIKAAAMWKHGIAKKTPIADIRALLREHDTVQPPEWFQAMLTQGVLLLNAALTASGDGAMATDRHTAFWRPVVEALVEEILKAKQHADEEDRGVVFAWWGAHARSLKRVVQRLEKKYPGVEVRHLDHPNPAAQGDIFCDGNHFADVNEALRTLGADEIDWLPRKGWSGSAAHAGGTDTGTAERMGAFIASTMELHKLYLERLASVKDEGLALPAITGVSATPLMDFRAAVAPVAALLPGLDWHVEQSHRFGEKQVDGGADALSADEVAALYLYTCESAFYRQINATLRHPDRGRIVPYLPYLRLLFSAVSRLPARTEPLWRGVSLDLRAQYPLGQTVTWWGVSSCTSKLGVAQAFLGGRGKRTLFEVLPVRAVGIRRFSAFTGEEEVILAPGTQLTVTDVKAERNGLCTVRLTELAEERMVA comes from the coding sequence ATGAGCGACACCACCGCCCCCACCCCGCCCGACCCGAACGACCCGCTGGCCCTCGCCGACCTGTTCACCGGCGGCGGCGAGCCGTGGCTGCCGCTGGTCAAGCCGGTCATCGAGGCGCAGCCGGGCGCCGCCACCTTCATCGGCCCGGGCCGCAGCCCGATGGTCGTGCCCGTGCGGGAACTGACCTTCCAGGCGCTCAAGCCCCACCCGCCGCACAAGTGGAAGGTCGTCGTCTTCGGGCAGAACCCCTACCCGCGCAGCGAGAGCGCCACCGGCATCGCCATGTTCGACAACACCTTCCACGACTGGAACGACAGCCAGTTCGGCAGGGTCGTCACCATCCGCTGCATCATCAAGGCGGCGGCGATGTGGAAGCACGGCATCGCCAAGAAGACGCCGATCGCCGACATCCGTGCCCTGCTGCGCGAGCACGACACGGTGCAGCCACCGGAGTGGTTCCAGGCGATGCTCACCCAGGGCGTGCTGCTGTTGAACGCGGCGCTCACCGCCAGCGGCGACGGGGCGATGGCCACCGACCGGCACACCGCGTTCTGGCGGCCGGTCGTCGAGGCCCTGGTCGAGGAGATCCTGAAGGCCAAGCAGCACGCCGACGAGGAGGACCGGGGCGTGGTGTTCGCGTGGTGGGGCGCGCACGCGCGCAGCCTCAAGCGGGTGGTGCAGCGGCTCGAGAAGAAGTACCCGGGCGTGGAGGTCCGCCACCTCGACCACCCCAATCCGGCGGCGCAGGGCGACATCTTCTGCGACGGGAACCACTTCGCCGACGTCAACGAGGCGCTCAGGACGCTGGGCGCCGACGAGATCGACTGGCTGCCCCGCAAGGGATGGAGCGGATCGGCGGCGCACGCGGGCGGCACCGACACGGGCACGGCCGAACGCATGGGGGCGTTCATCGCCTCCACCATGGAGTTGCACAAGCTCTACCTCGAGCGGCTCGCCAGCGTCAAGGACGAGGGGCTGGCCCTTCCCGCGATCACCGGCGTGTCCGCCACCCCGCTGATGGACTTCCGTGCGGCCGTCGCCCCGGTGGCCGCGCTGCTGCCCGGGCTCGACTGGCACGTCGAGCAGTCACACCGGTTCGGCGAGAAGCAGGTCGACGGCGGGGCCGACGCCCTCTCCGCCGACGAGGTCGCAGCCCTCTACCTCTACACCTGCGAGTCGGCCTTCTACCGGCAGATCAACGCCACGCTGCGCCACCCGGACCGTGGCCGGATCGTCCCGTACCTGCCGTACCTTCGGCTGCTGTTCTCGGCCGTGTCACGGCTCCCGGCCCGCACGGAGCCGCTGTGGCGCGGGGTGTCGCTGGATCTGCGGGCGCAGTACCCGCTCGGGCAGACCGTGACGTGGTGGGGCGTCTCGTCGTGCACGTCGAAGCTCGGCGTGGCCCAGGCGTTCCTCGGCGGTCGCGGCAAGCGGACGCTCTTCGAGGTGCTGCCCGTGCGGGCCGTGGGCATCCGGCGGTTCTCCGCCTTCACCGGCGAGGAGGAGGTCATCCTGGCCCCCGGCACGCAGCTCACGGTGACCGACGTGAAGGCGGAGCGCAACGGACTGTGCACCGTCCGGCTGACAGAGCTGGCCGAGGAGCGCATGGTGGCGTGA
- a CDS encoding AAA family ATPase — MTQAQPAAARAPRLIVLNGPPGCGKSTLARRYVEDHPLALDLDIDRIRDLIGRWRDHAGPAGLLARAVTLAAARAHLAGRHDVIIPQFLGRPEFIEQAERVAYDTGARFHEIVLLDGKENALWRFAERSRTSTDPAHLDAQRLLDRHGGTTELAAMYDRLLAVVAARPGTSVVRSEHGREDEAYRQLLACLS; from the coding sequence GTGACCCAGGCCCAGCCGGCTGCCGCGCGGGCGCCGCGCCTGATCGTGCTCAACGGGCCACCCGGCTGCGGCAAGTCGACGCTGGCCCGCAGGTACGTCGAGGACCACCCCCTCGCGCTCGACCTCGACATCGACCGGATCCGTGACCTCATCGGGCGGTGGCGTGATCATGCCGGTCCCGCCGGTCTCCTCGCCCGCGCCGTCACGCTGGCGGCGGCCCGGGCGCACCTGGCCGGCCGCCACGACGTGATCATTCCGCAGTTCCTCGGCCGTCCCGAGTTCATCGAACAGGCCGAGCGCGTGGCGTACGACACCGGCGCCCGGTTCCACGAGATCGTCCTGCTCGACGGCAAGGAGAACGCGCTGTGGCGGTTCGCCGAACGCAGCCGTACCTCCACGGATCCGGCGCATCTCGACGCCCAGCGCCTGCTCGACCGGCATGGCGGGACCACCGAGCTGGCGGCGATGTACGACCGGCTGCTCGCCGTCGTCGCCGCCCGGCCCGGGACGAGCGTGGTGCGCAGCGAGCACGGCAGGGAGGACGAGGCCTACCGCCAACTCCTCGCCTGCCTCAGCTAG